AGCTCATCGGCGATCCAAAGGAGCGGCAAGTGGCGATTGCATCCACGTTTCACGGACACATCATCGTCTGCGGCATTGGCCGCGTCGGCTACCGAGTGATCAACGAACTGCTCGAGTTTGGAGAAGCCGTCGTCGGCGTCAACCAGCGGGCAGATGAGGAATGGCTCGATCATTTGCGCCGCGCCGGCGTCCCGATCATCCTCGGCGATGCGCGCCGCAAGCAGACGCTGATCGAGGCCGGCGTCGAGCGCGCCTCGGCCATCGTCGCGTGCACCAGCGACGAGTTGACCAACCTCGACATCGGCCTCGACGCGCGCGAGCTGAACCCCAACATCAAAGTCGTGCTGCGCATGTTCGACGCCAAGCTGGCGCAGAACGTGTCTAAGGGCTTCAACATCAAGACGGTGTTCAGCGTCTCGGCGCTGGCTGCACCGGCCTTTGCTGCAGCCGCCACGCGCACGCGCGTAGATTATTCGTTCAAGCTGGAAGGGCAGTTGCTCAACGTCAGCACGGTCACCTTCGAATCCACCTCGCCCTTCATCGGTAAGACGTTGGAACAAATCGAAAACGAGTTGCAATGTGCCATCATCGGCGCATGGTCAGGCAATGGCATCCAGATGCGACCTGCGCGCGACCACGTTGTGCAGCCCGGCGAGCGCTACTACGTCGTGGGCGACCTGAAGGCGGTGCGGGCGTTGAACGAGGGACGGTGAGAGGACATGAACTGTAGACGTGGATTGTGGAACGTGTATCGTCAATCGCAAATTGCAAATCGTAATTGTGAGCGGTGATTCGAGAGTCGGAAGATGCGCTTCGATGTGTTTACCCTCTTCCCCGGCATGTTCGCCGGTCCGTTCGGCGAAAGCATCATCAAGCGCGCGATAGACGCCGGCTTGATCGAGATTCACATCCACAATATCCGCGATTACGGCGTCGGCAAACACAAGATCACCGACGACATGGCCTACGGCGGAGGGGGCGGTATGGTGATGAAACCCGAGCCGATCTTCGCCGCCGTCGAGAGCGTCCTGGCAGACGAACGCGATCCGCGATCCACGATCCACGCTCCGCGCCCCAAAACCCCCATCATTTTGATGAGCGCCAGCGGGCGCACGTTTACCCAGGCGATCGCGAAGGAACTCGTGCAACATCCGCGCCTGGCGTTGATCTGCGGCCACTACGAGGGCGTGGACGAGCGCGTGCGCGAGCACTTGTGCACCGACGAGATCAGCATCGGCGACTACATATTGACCGGCGGCGAGCTGCCGGCCATGGTGGTGATTGACGCCGTGGCGCGGCTGGTGCCCGGCGTGTTGCCGCCCGGCGTGCCGGACGAGGAATCGCACGCAGCGGGCCTGCTGGAATATCCGCACTATACCCGCCCGGCGGAGTTTCGCGGCTGGCGCGTGCCGGATGTGTTGCTGAGCGGCAATCATGCCGAGATCGCCAAATGGCGGCGCGAACAAGCCGAACGCCGCACACGCGAACGCGCCAAGAAGTCGTCCGAATGAGATCGCGCGCGTCGTCAGGCCACGGATTCGGGTGCATTCGTGCATAGAGGCAAAATTCGCGGGTAGGGCGCAGACTCCGTTCCGCGCCTAGATATGTCGCGAATGGGCGGAGCGCGCCCTGGCGAATACGTCTGCCCCAGCGTAAACGCCTGGGCTGAAAGGGGGCGGGATGCGCGCGGCTGGCCCGTATGCTCAGCGTCGGGATTTATCCCAGCGCGACTGAGGCGAACACCGCTGCTAGCCAGTCCGCGCGTTCTCCCATTGTGAAATGCACCCCATGCACCCAATTCACCTAAGCGATAGTACAATATGTCATGCGCAGTCGCGCAACAGGATTTATCGCTCTCATTCATCTTTTTAGGAGGTCGTTCATGAGCACTTTCCAGATTTGGAGCCCGTTCATCGGACTCGCCGTCGCCGGCCTGCTCTTCGTGTGCGGCTTCGCCACCTTGCTGCTGCCGCGGGAGAAGGCGATCAGCATGCCGCTCGCCGGCCGCATCAATGAAGCCTTCGGGCCGGATGACACGTGGCGCTTCGTGCGCTTCATCGGCGGGTTCCTCATGGTCGTCGGCGTGATGTTCGTCATCGCTTCCCTCGCCGCGCTCCTGAACAACGTCACGCTGTTCGTGCCCTGAAGCGCATCGCAACCCCGTGCGCCAAGAAGCCAGGCTTCATCGAGAAGCCTGGCTTCTTTTTTTTGTTACACTTTCGCGCTGTCATGAACGTTACAGAACTCGTCGCACACTTCGAGCAGAACTTCGGACGGCAGCCGGCTTTCGCCGCGCGTGCGCCTGGGCGCGTGAACCTGATCGGTGAGCACACCGACTACAACGACGGCTTCGTGCTGCCGATGGCGATTGATCGCGATGTGACCATCGTCGGCGCGCCGCGGGACGACCGCGTCGTGCGGCTGCGCTCCGTCAACTTCGGCGACGAAGCCGACTTCGCACTCGAGCGCATCGCGAAGGC
The window above is part of the Candidatus Roseilinea sp. genome. Proteins encoded here:
- the trmD gene encoding tRNA (guanine-N(1)-)-methyltransferase; the protein is MRFDVFTLFPGMFAGPFGESIIKRAIDAGLIEIHIHNIRDYGVGKHKITDDMAYGGGGGMVMKPEPIFAAVESVLADERDPRSTIHAPRPKTPIILMSASGRTFTQAIAKELVQHPRLALICGHYEGVDERVREHLCTDEISIGDYILTGGELPAMVVIDAVARLVPGVLPPGVPDEESHAAGLLEYPHYTRPAEFRGWRVPDVLLSGNHAEIAKWRREQAERRTRERAKKSSE